The DNA sequence TTTAGAATTTAACCAGCCAAGAACAAAAGAAAATTTAAGTTTTATAGCTGAGATTCCAGATGATATGAAAAAATTGATAGAAAAATTAAAATAGAGGTGAAAAAAATGATAATACATAAGTTTATAGTACATGTACTAGATAAAAATAGTGAAGTACCTATACTAAATGATTTTGAAGGAAAAGTAAGTCAAGAAGTAGACAAATTTTTTCAAAAAATAATTAAAAGAGTGAGTAAGGATGATGATTTAAGAAAAGGTATATTTAAAGATTATGAAAACAATGTAGTGAAAAATTGTTGTGAGCAAATAATCTATGATGAAAGTACATTTTTAGAAAACTCAAAAGAGATAGCTGCATATTTATTTGATGTTATGAAAATCAATGCAGAGTTAGAATCTTGCGACTTAGCTATTTGTTTATATACAGTTAAAGATGAAAAATATGTAGGTATATTAAAATTAGATTATAAAAGACTATATACTCATTCAATAGAGTTTATAGATGATAAGTTTAATATACAAATGGTTCCTAATGAAATTGGGATACCTGAAACTCAAAGACAAAAGCAATGTGCTATTGTAGGACTAACAGGTATGAATGATGAATATCATCTAAGACTTTTAGATAAGGATGCAGAAAAAGAAGAGTTAGAGTCTAAATTCATAAATGGATT is a window from the Paraclostridium sordellii genome containing:
- a CDS encoding nucleoid-associated protein, whose amino-acid sequence is MIIHKFIVHVLDKNSEVPILNDFEGKVSQEVDKFFQKIIKRVSKDDDLRKGIFKDYENNVVKNCCEQIIYDESTFLENSKEIAAYLFDVMKINAELESCDLAICLYTVKDEKYVGILKLDYKRLYTHSIEFIDDKFNIQMVPNEIGIPETQRQKQCAIVGLTGMNDEYHLRLLDKDAEKEELESKFINGFLNAEKIVDDKHKTKVFKNSAETWITNALANDIKQAEDVRSVLNYTLKEKEEIDLEDFVEKSIDNNDLKESFKEHMEEKGIGSTFNIDKQWVEKKLKKRSIKTDTGFDIKADLNDFEDPMKYSVKQNSDGSIDITIKNVKFYEEK